In the Ruminococcus sp. OA3 genome, one interval contains:
- a CDS encoding DUF2207 domain-containing protein has product MKRLKQVMVVAIWAVLILLVTNAGTLFAAFGSSGTSDEVQSVQEDVYMTTNGYDTNVVIHEDNSYTIEERIDADFVTPRHGIYRYIPYRGRLITGAQDGRIDDIPYRASIDLTSSNTETDESTENGNVVLRFGSEDSMVTTAAYNFSYELKPKTQYGYTEVYCNVFPAGWQNEIPAGSKFTVSFPGDFNHEILKFYYGRYGERKDGSEILTLSWDGDTLTGVLKQPLAVGNGLTCYAPMPEGYFTGVRSADKEGYYLMVAGVILTAVIALLFFLFGRDEKIYPSIQYTPPEGLDSAAVGYIIDGSVQDKDIVSLLVYWADKGCLAIEEGKSDALTFIKRRELPDDARQYEKDVFDGIFGKHAPVGERKMLSSLKYKFAPTLQKAKTKVKKEMNKKKNGGVYTGKSQAARTAAMILSPIPFGLFALAVSVYSADGSGVISLICWLLYVAAVIYLCYMVDNWYAKKSSSQKGGIITGAVLCAAGLVVFALNYLIKVRQHMTFSWYVPMLVILAASVLNAVLTAFMKKRTKKCAERMGYLIGLRDFIETAELERMQMLAQDNPNWFYHIMPYAYVFGLSDVWMKKFEQIAVPAPDWYVNTTGRMDAFDFYLFHRCMMHNLQTVSTTMSVPKPQSSSGGSGGFSGGGFGGGGFSGGGFGGGGGGSW; this is encoded by the coding sequence ATGAAACGATTGAAACAGGTAATGGTTGTTGCCATCTGGGCAGTCCTCATTCTGCTGGTCACGAATGCCGGCACGCTGTTTGCAGCATTTGGCTCGTCGGGAACTTCAGATGAGGTTCAGAGCGTCCAGGAAGATGTCTACATGACGACGAATGGCTATGACACCAACGTGGTAATACATGAAGACAATTCATATACAATAGAAGAAAGGATTGACGCTGACTTTGTAACCCCGCGGCATGGGATTTACCGCTATATTCCTTACAGAGGCAGGCTCATCACAGGCGCCCAGGACGGCCGGATCGACGATATCCCCTACCGGGCGAGTATTGATCTGACAAGTTCCAATACGGAGACGGACGAATCGACGGAAAACGGAAATGTGGTGCTGCGCTTCGGAAGCGAGGATTCCATGGTGACCACTGCGGCATACAACTTTTCTTACGAACTGAAGCCGAAGACGCAGTATGGTTATACGGAAGTGTACTGCAATGTTTTTCCCGCCGGCTGGCAGAATGAGATACCGGCGGGCAGTAAATTCACAGTCAGTTTTCCAGGCGATTTCAATCATGAAATCCTTAAGTTTTATTACGGACGTTATGGAGAGCGCAAAGATGGCTCAGAGATCCTTACCCTGTCCTGGGATGGAGACACACTGACGGGGGTGCTGAAACAGCCGCTTGCGGTGGGAAATGGCCTCACGTGTTATGCTCCGATGCCGGAAGGCTACTTCACGGGGGTAAGATCGGCGGACAAAGAGGGATATTATCTGATGGTGGCGGGAGTTATCCTGACTGCAGTGATCGCCCTTCTGTTCTTTTTGTTCGGAAGGGATGAAAAAATCTATCCCTCCATTCAGTATACGCCGCCGGAAGGACTGGACAGTGCGGCGGTGGGTTATATCATAGACGGCAGCGTCCAGGACAAGGACATCGTATCACTGCTTGTATACTGGGCGGACAAAGGCTGCCTGGCGATAGAAGAAGGAAAGAGTGATGCGCTGACATTCATAAAACGAAGAGAACTGCCGGATGATGCCAGACAATATGAAAAGGATGTCTTCGACGGTATTTTCGGAAAACATGCGCCGGTTGGTGAGCGCAAGATGCTCTCTTCCCTGAAATATAAGTTTGCGCCTACGCTGCAGAAAGCGAAGACCAAGGTGAAAAAAGAGATGAACAAAAAGAAAAACGGAGGTGTCTATACCGGAAAATCTCAGGCTGCCAGAACAGCGGCAATGATTCTTTCACCGATTCCCTTCGGTCTTTTTGCTCTGGCTGTCAGCGTATATTCTGCCGACGGAAGCGGTGTCATCAGTCTGATCTGCTGGCTGCTGTACGTGGCGGCTGTGATCTATCTGTGTTATATGGTAGATAACTGGTATGCCAAAAAAAGCAGCTCACAGAAGGGCGGAATCATCACGGGCGCTGTCCTGTGTGCCGCGGGACTTGTCGTATTTGCTCTCAATTATCTAATAAAAGTACGTCAGCACATGACATTTTCATGGTATGTGCCGATGCTGGTGATTCTGGCGGCTTCTGTCCTGAATGCAGTCCTCACGGCTTTTATGAAAAAGAGAACGAAGAAATGCGCGGAGAGGATGGGCTATCTGATCGGTCTTCGGGATTTTATTGAGACGGCGGAGCTGGAGCGGATGCAGATGCTCGCTCAGGATAATCCAAACTGGTTTTATCACATCATGCCGTATGCCTACGTATTTGGTCTCTCGGATGTATGGATGAAGAAATTTGAACAGATCGCTGTTCCTGCCCCTGACTGGTATGTAAACACGACTGGAAGAATGGATGCGTTTGATTTTTATCTGTTCCACAGGTGCATGATGCACAATCTGCAGACAGTCTCCACGACCATGAGTGTTCCAAAACCGCAGAGCAGCAGCGGAGGATCCGGAGGGTTCTCAGGCGGTGGATTTGGCGGCGGCGGATTTTCAGGAGGCGGATTCGGCGGCGGTGGCGGCGGAAGCTGGTAG
- a CDS encoding hydrolase, whose amino-acid sequence MRIKAEDTMAMIVDYQESLMKVMYQGEELERNASILIQGLKALDIPMMITQQYTKGLGNSVQSVYQAAGTEEYLDKKTFSCWKDDAIARKIKSSGKKNIIICGIETHICVLQTCIDLKENGYQPILITDCVSSRKKSDKDTAISRAVQEGILVSTYESILFELLEMAGSDTFKTISKLIK is encoded by the coding sequence ATGAGAATTAAGGCAGAAGATACGATGGCGATGATCGTAGATTATCAGGAAAGCCTGATGAAGGTGATGTACCAGGGGGAGGAGCTGGAGAGAAATGCGTCGATCCTCATCCAGGGGCTGAAGGCACTGGATATTCCCATGATGATCACACAGCAGTATACAAAAGGGCTTGGAAATTCAGTACAGTCTGTCTATCAGGCGGCAGGTACAGAAGAATATCTTGACAAAAAGACGTTCAGCTGCTGGAAGGACGATGCAATTGCCAGGAAGATAAAAAGTTCAGGAAAGAAAAATATTATCATCTGCGGCATTGAGACGCATATCTGTGTGCTGCAGACGTGCATTGACCTGAAGGAGAACGGATACCAGCCAATCCTGATCACGGACTGCGTGAGTTCCAGGAAAAAAAGTGACAAAGACACAGCGATCAGCCGTGCGGTTCAGGAGGGAATCCTGGTGAGCACGTATGAGTCGATTTTGTTTGAACTGCTGGAGATGGCAGGTTCTGATACCTTTAAGACGATATCCAAACTGATTAAGTAG
- a CDS encoding HIT family protein: MKDQKCAYCVEGEFLAPFGLKICELDNALVYLFKEQSHKGRCIVATKSHVPDITQLSDEERNGYFADMAKVVAAIQKAFSPDKVNIGAYGDTAGHTHFHLVPKYKDGFEWTQVFAMNPEKVFLSDEEYDEVISKIKANL, from the coding sequence ATGAAGGATCAAAAATGCGCATACTGTGTAGAAGGCGAGTTCTTAGCACCATTCGGCCTCAAGATCTGCGAACTGGACAACGCACTGGTTTATCTGTTTAAAGAGCAGAGTCATAAAGGAAGATGTATCGTCGCAACAAAATCTCACGTTCCGGACATCACACAGCTGTCTGACGAAGAGAGAAACGGATATTTTGCAGATATGGCAAAGGTAGTGGCGGCAATCCAGAAAGCATTCAGCCCGGATAAAGTCAACATCGGAGCTTACGGTGATACAGCAGGCCACACACATTTCCACCTTGTACCGAAATACAAAGATGGATTTGAATGGACACAGGTGTTCGCAATGAATCCTGAAAAAGTATTCCTGAGTGATGAAGAATACGATGAAGTAATCAGCAAAATCAAAGCAAATCTGTAA
- a CDS encoding aminotransferase class V-fold PLP-dependent enzyme, which translates to MELKKETICVQGGWQPKNGEPRVLPIYQSTTFKYETSEEMGKLFDLEAEGYFYSRLQNPTCDIVAQKICDLEGGVAAMLTSSGQSATLMAVTNICEEGDHVICAAKVYGGTSNLLTVTLKRFGIEVTLVDQDADREILEKEFRSNTKAVFAESISNPAGVILDIDKFVSLAHEHGVPMICDNTFATPINCRPFEFGVDIVVHSTTKYMDGHAMAMGGCIVDSGNFDWDAYADKYPGLTTPDDSYHGVVYTQRFGKKAFIMKATAQLMRDMGVCQSPQNAFLTNIGLETLHLRVPRHFENARKVAEFLENHEKVAWVEFAGLKSSRYYELAQKYMPNGTCGVLCFGPKGGKDGAMRFTNALKMIAIVTHVADARSCVLHPASHTHRQLNDEQLAEAGVLPDLIRLSVGIENADDIIEDLRQALAAV; encoded by the coding sequence ATGGAATTGAAGAAAGAGACGATCTGTGTGCAGGGAGGATGGCAGCCGAAGAACGGCGAACCGCGTGTGCTGCCAATTTACCAGAGCACAACATTTAAGTACGAGACGAGTGAAGAGATGGGGAAGCTGTTTGACCTGGAGGCGGAGGGATATTTTTATTCCAGACTGCAGAATCCCACCTGTGATATCGTAGCGCAGAAGATCTGCGACCTGGAAGGCGGCGTGGCAGCCATGCTGACTTCATCCGGGCAGTCAGCGACGCTGATGGCTGTGACGAATATATGTGAAGAGGGTGACCATGTGATCTGCGCAGCGAAGGTATACGGCGGAACATCGAACCTTCTGACTGTGACACTGAAGCGGTTTGGGATTGAGGTGACGCTGGTCGACCAGGATGCGGACAGAGAGATTCTCGAAAAAGAGTTCCGTTCGAATACAAAGGCTGTGTTTGCGGAGAGCATTTCCAATCCCGCAGGAGTTATACTTGATATTGATAAATTCGTATCACTGGCACATGAGCATGGAGTTCCGATGATCTGTGACAATACATTTGCGACACCGATCAATTGCCGTCCGTTTGAGTTCGGAGTGGATATCGTGGTCCATTCCACGACAAAATATATGGACGGGCATGCCATGGCGATGGGAGGCTGTATCGTGGACAGCGGTAATTTTGACTGGGATGCATATGCCGATAAATACCCGGGTCTGACGACGCCGGATGATTCCTACCATGGGGTGGTCTATACACAGCGGTTTGGAAAGAAAGCATTTATCATGAAGGCAACGGCACAGCTGATGCGTGATATGGGAGTGTGCCAGTCTCCTCAGAATGCATTTCTGACGAACATCGGACTGGAAACACTGCACCTGAGAGTTCCGCGCCACTTTGAGAATGCCCGAAAGGTTGCCGAGTTTCTGGAGAACCATGAGAAGGTTGCATGGGTGGAATTCGCGGGTCTTAAGAGCAGCAGGTATTATGAGCTGGCACAGAAGTATATGCCGAACGGTACCTGCGGAGTGTTGTGTTTCGGACCAAAAGGCGGGAAAGACGGGGCGATGCGCTTTACGAATGCCCTGAAAATGATAGCGATCGTGACACACGTTGCAGATGCACGCTCCTGCGTACTGCATCCTGCCAGCCATACACACCGTCAGCTGAATGATGAACAGCTTGCTGAAGCGGGAGTACTTCCGGATCTGATCCGTCTGTCTGTCGGTATTGAAAATGCTGATGACATCATCGAAGATCTAAGGCAGGCACTTGCAGCCGTTTAA
- a CDS encoding LCP family protein produces MNEKLKKAGRTVWKKVTQIAAGFAEDVTSHVHCAAEHKWKTAANCSLFVLAMLLLCVSVVYAKGHSYFAQSNYVPDSETQETIPEEEPVKEEPVDEELQAIQDNIEKYRYEGNIMTEENVYNILLVGVDRTTSTENANSDSMILLSVNYEKKQISMVSLMRDTYVDIPGIGYRKLNAAYANGGGPLLAETVTENFKVSVDRYMVVSFKDMIDIIDAVGTISLTFTEKEAANANQTMEHMCQNMNIEDRYPEYMIPGEGTYECSGIQAVAYARIRKVGNSDYQRTERQREVLTKLTQKIRQMSIPDIDRLANRLLPLVTHNIPENEFWGLLGKVPSMLQYELVKDRIPYDGMFVSRNEKLMPDWEQTIPKLQEMLYGAEQQEETAGEEPES; encoded by the coding sequence ATGAACGAAAAATTGAAAAAGGCGGGACGGACTGTATGGAAGAAAGTGACTCAGATTGCGGCTGGTTTTGCGGAGGATGTGACATCCCATGTGCATTGTGCGGCGGAACATAAGTGGAAGACTGCTGCGAACTGCAGTCTCTTTGTGCTGGCAATGCTACTGCTGTGTGTCTCGGTTGTTTATGCGAAGGGGCACAGCTATTTTGCGCAGTCGAATTATGTGCCGGACAGCGAGACGCAGGAGACAATACCGGAAGAAGAACCGGTGAAAGAAGAACCGGTTGATGAAGAACTGCAGGCGATTCAGGATAATATAGAAAAGTATCGCTATGAAGGCAATATCATGACGGAAGAGAATGTATATAACATACTGCTCGTCGGGGTAGACAGGACAACGAGCACGGAGAATGCAAATTCCGATTCCATGATACTGCTGTCGGTAAACTATGAGAAAAAGCAGATCAGCATGGTTTCTCTGATGAGGGATACGTATGTCGATATACCGGGGATCGGATACCGCAAACTGAATGCGGCGTATGCAAATGGCGGCGGACCGCTTCTCGCGGAGACGGTGACGGAGAATTTTAAGGTCAGCGTAGACCGGTATATGGTCGTTTCTTTTAAGGATATGATCGACATTATCGATGCAGTCGGAACGATCTCTCTCACGTTTACGGAAAAAGAAGCGGCAAATGCCAATCAGACAATGGAACATATGTGCCAGAATATGAACATTGAGGACAGATACCCGGAGTATATGATACCGGGGGAAGGCACCTATGAATGCAGCGGAATACAGGCCGTTGCCTATGCCAGAATCCGTAAGGTGGGAAATTCGGATTATCAGAGGACAGAGCGGCAGCGTGAAGTTCTGACGAAGCTTACTCAGAAAATCCGGCAGATGAGTATTCCCGATATTGACAGGCTGGCAAACAGGCTTCTGCCGCTGGTCACACACAACATACCGGAAAATGAATTCTGGGGACTTCTCGGAAAAGTGCCGTCCATGCTTCAATATGAGCTGGTCAAGGACAGGATTCCGTATGACGGGATGTTTGTCTCAAGAAATGAAAAGCTGATGCCGGACTGGGAACAGACGATTCCAAAACTTCAGGAGATGCTTTACGGGGCAGAACAGCAGGAGGAGACGGCCGGGGAGGAACCGGAATCATAA
- a CDS encoding FeoB-associated Cys-rich membrane protein — MAEFIIIAVIAAYAVWVIVRKIRQFRQGKFCDCNCGSCPGQAKCRTKERDKGE, encoded by the coding sequence ATGGCTGAATTTATCATCATCGCAGTGATTGCAGCATATGCAGTCTGGGTCATCGTGAGAAAAATCCGGCAGTTTCGGCAGGGTAAGTTCTGTGACTGCAACTGCGGCAGCTGTCCCGGACAGGCAAAGTGCCGCACAAAAGAACGGGATAAGGGAGAATAA
- a CDS encoding sugar kinase, with amino-acid sequence MPYDAIIIGASIIDIPAGPVDASVFSTGSHPVDRLAFQVGGDAINEATVLSHLGADIKLISKIGSDPGGDFILQHCRRHRIDTSSFVTDPSMDTGINIVLIEKNGERSFITSRSGGLRQLKPEDIDLSAFSESALLCFASIFVFPYFQNDDLVRIFSKAKEQGMTLCADMTKCKNGETTEDIRGALSYLDYVFPNLEEAQMVTRKEDPDEAADVFLDCGVRHAVIKLGKQGCLIKSRSERIIVPAVPGAVCLDTTGAGDNFAAGFLYGLIKKQPLYECGRLANETAAHCIARMGATAWIE; translated from the coding sequence ATGCCATACGACGCTATTATCATCGGTGCTTCTATCATTGATATCCCTGCCGGACCTGTAGATGCATCTGTATTTTCCACAGGCTCACACCCGGTGGACCGGCTTGCCTTCCAGGTTGGAGGCGACGCCATCAACGAAGCGACCGTCTTATCCCACCTGGGAGCTGATATCAAGCTGATCAGCAAGATCGGCAGCGATCCAGGAGGGGATTTTATCCTGCAGCACTGCCGCCGTCACAGGATCGATACGTCATCTTTTGTCACGGATCCGTCCATGGATACAGGTATCAATATCGTGCTGATCGAAAAAAATGGTGAGCGCAGCTTCATCACCAGCAGAAGCGGAGGCCTTCGCCAGCTGAAACCTGAGGATATAGACCTCTCTGCGTTTTCAGAGAGCGCTCTGCTGTGCTTTGCAAGTATTTTCGTCTTTCCGTATTTTCAGAATGACGACCTCGTACGTATTTTTTCAAAGGCGAAGGAACAGGGGATGACGCTCTGCGCTGACATGACAAAATGTAAAAACGGAGAAACCACGGAGGATATCCGTGGTGCACTGTCCTATCTGGATTATGTATTTCCGAATCTCGAAGAGGCGCAGATGGTAACCCGGAAAGAAGATCCGGATGAGGCAGCGGACGTATTTCTGGACTGCGGCGTCAGACATGCTGTCATCAAGCTGGGAAAACAGGGTTGTCTGATCAAAAGCCGCAGCGAACGCATTATCGTACCCGCCGTTCCAGGCGCCGTGTGTCTCGATACCACCGGTGCCGGTGATAATTTTGCCGCGGGCTTCCTGTACGGGCTTATAAAAAAACAGCCGCTGTACGAATGCGGCCGCCTTGCGAATGAAACAGCGGCACACTGCATCGCCAGGATGGGTGCCACCGCATGGATTGAATGA
- a CDS encoding DNA-binding protein, giving the protein MYMSVKQAAEKWGISDRRVRILCSEGKIPGVIREGRSWKVPAKAQKPEDGRYKSAESLLESIDRKKTELDSRRPLTEGEAERLTEEFVVEFTYNSNAIEGNTLTLRETDMVLRGLTIDQKPLKDHMEAVGHKEAFDFVRDLVKEPLPLSESIIKQIHYLVLADKKDDRGVYRKVPVRIMGAKCEPVQPYLIRKKMEQLLEAYRNSTEHIIPRLARFHIEFEGIHPFIDGNGRTGRLLVNLELMKAGYPPIDIKFADRIAYYNAFDEYHVKHNLGAMEKLFAGYVNERLDNYLAMLKE; this is encoded by the coding sequence CAGATAGAAGAGTACGAATATTATGTTCAGAAGGTAAAATTCCAGGTGTTATCCGTGAGGGTCGCAGTTGGAAGGTTCCGGCAAAGGCGCAAAAACCGGAGGATGGCCGGTATAAGTCTGCGGAAAGCCTGCTTGAGAGTATTGACAGGAAGAAAACAGAACTGGATTCCAGACGTCCTTTGACGGAGGGAGAGGCTGAACGGCTGACAGAGGAATTTGTGGTTGAATTCACTTATAATTCCAATGCCATCGAGGGGAATACACTGACTCTCCGTGAAACTGATATGGTACTGCGCGGTTTGACCATTGATCAGAAGCCGTTAAAAGATCATATGGAAGCGGTTGGACATAAAGAAGCCTTTGACTTTGTGAGGGACCTGGTGAAAGAACCGTTACCATTATCAGAAAGCATCATTAAACAAATTCATTATTTAGTGTTGGCTGATAAAAAAGATGACAGGGGTGTATACAGAAAAGTTCCGGTAAGAATTATGGGGGCAAAATGTGAGCCTGTACAACCGTATTTAATCCGGAAAAAGATGGAGCAGTTGCTGGAGGCTTATAGAAACAGCACAGAGCATATCATTCCCAGGCTTGCCCGGTTTCATATTGAATTTGAAGGCATTCACCCGTTTATCGATGGCAACGGCCGCACGGGCCGCCTGCTTGTGAATCTGGAATTGATGAAAGCCGGATATCCGCCGATTGACATCAAATTTGCAGACCGAATTGCATATTACAATGCTTTTGACGAATACCATGTGAAACATAATTTGGGAGCGATGGAGAAATTATTTGCAGGATATGTGAATGAAAGACTGGACAACTATTTAGCAATGCTGAAAGAATAA
- a CDS encoding LemA family protein produces the protein MTTALIIILVIVVLLVLWLAGTYNGFVKLRNKTEEAFSAMDVSLKKRYDLIPNFVETVKGYAKHESETLEKVIAARNMAMTSRTPEETIKNDNVLTGTLKSLFALSEGYPDLKANQNFLQLQEQLSRVEEEIAGSRRYYNGVVNKYNTKTEMFPGNLLAGIFGFRRKPLYEVNEAAERESVKVSF, from the coding sequence ATGACAACAGCATTGATTATCATTCTGGTGATCGTTGTCCTGCTCGTCTTGTGGCTGGCAGGCACATACAACGGTTTTGTAAAACTGAGGAATAAGACGGAGGAAGCATTTTCCGCCATGGATGTCTCACTGAAGAAGAGATATGATCTGATACCGAATTTTGTAGAGACGGTCAAGGGCTATGCAAAGCATGAGTCGGAAACGCTGGAGAAAGTGATTGCAGCGAGAAACATGGCGATGACCTCCAGAACCCCGGAGGAGACGATCAAAAACGATAATGTACTGACGGGTACCCTGAAGTCACTGTTTGCATTATCCGAAGGATATCCGGATCTGAAGGCCAACCAGAATTTCCTGCAGCTCCAGGAGCAGCTTTCCAGAGTAGAGGAGGAGATCGCGGGTTCCAGACGGTATTATAACGGAGTCGTCAACAAGTATAACACGAAAACTGAAATGTTCCCGGGAAATCTGCTGGCAGGAATTTTCGGATTCCGAAGGAAGCCGCTGTATGAGGTGAATGAAGCTGCCGAGCGTGAAAGCGTTAAAGTTTCATTCTGA
- the terS gene encoding phage terminase small subunit, whose product MTRKPDERINQAKEMYLNGEKLVEIASQLNLPEGTVRRWKSTHKWDNERSDKNSERSDKQKGGQPGNKNAVGHGGTGPPGNKNAEKFGFFSKYLPDETREIFHAIEEADPLGLLWHQIQIAYAAIIRAQQIMYVKDKDDKTKSKIEKKGGNILGEKWEIQYAWDKQASFLQAQARAQSELRSLIEQYDEMLHKNWELASEEQRTRIDQIKAQTERLTYEHTGQDDDGVEIINDAQKETGQDIGNCDTEVSADI is encoded by the coding sequence ATGACGCGAAAGCCAGATGAAAGAATCAATCAGGCAAAAGAGATGTATTTGAATGGTGAGAAATTAGTTGAGATTGCAAGTCAACTAAATCTTCCGGAGGGAACAGTTCGGCGCTGGAAGAGTACCCATAAGTGGGATAACGAACGCTCGGATAAAAATAGCGAACGTTCGGATAAGCAAAAAGGCGGTCAACCGGGAAATAAAAACGCGGTAGGTCATGGAGGCACTGGGCCGCCGGGAAATAAAAACGCGGAAAAATTCGGCTTCTTCAGCAAGTATCTCCCTGACGAAACAAGGGAGATTTTTCATGCCATAGAAGAGGCGGATCCGCTTGGTCTGTTGTGGCATCAGATACAGATTGCTTATGCTGCGATCATCCGCGCCCAGCAGATTATGTACGTCAAGGATAAGGACGACAAAACCAAATCCAAAATTGAGAAAAAGGGAGGAAACATCTTAGGGGAGAAATGGGAGATTCAGTACGCTTGGGATAAACAAGCGTCTTTCCTTCAGGCTCAGGCCAGAGCGCAAAGTGAGCTCCGGTCGCTGATCGAACAGTATGACGAGATGCTGCACAAAAACTGGGAGTTAGCCAGTGAAGAGCAGCGGACACGAATTGACCAGATCAAGGCACAAACGGAACGCCTGACCTACGAGCACACAGGACAAGATGATGATGGGGTGGAAATAATCAATGATGCACAAAAAGAAACAGGTCAAGATATCGGAAATTGTGATACCGAAGTATCTGCCGATATTTAA
- a CDS encoding GNAT family N-acetyltransferase produces the protein MLQIREMCAGDEELVVPMVHEFYHSDAVDHTVDDSILQRTFKDAVREGSLLRGVVLLDGEQPVGFAYITCFYACETGGVTVMIEEIYLNETCRGKGYGTQFFEWLFEEYPEAKRFRLEVTKSNEGAVRLYEKLGFTFMRYDQMIKDR, from the coding sequence ATGTTGCAGATAAGAGAGATGTGTGCCGGAGATGAGGAACTTGTCGTACCAATGGTTCATGAGTTTTATCACAGTGATGCGGTTGATCACACGGTGGATGACAGTATCCTGCAAAGGACGTTTAAAGATGCGGTGCGGGAAGGTTCTCTGCTGCGCGGTGTGGTGCTTCTGGATGGGGAGCAGCCGGTTGGGTTTGCGTATATCACCTGCTTTTATGCGTGTGAGACCGGGGGTGTCACCGTGATGATAGAAGAGATCTATCTGAATGAGACATGCCGCGGTAAGGGATATGGGACACAGTTTTTCGAATGGCTGTTTGAGGAATACCCTGAAGCAAAACGCTTCCGCCTGGAAGTGACGAAGAGCAATGAGGGTGCAGTGCGGCTTTATGAAAAGCTGGGCTTTACCTTCATGAGATATGACCAGATGATAAAAGACAGATAA
- a CDS encoding tyrosine-type recombinase/integrase, protein MKKIGLGFRRSAYNHCAPLYDIIFRDLKVAALEKTIKEAKVGDVTKARMENMFSMMYRWAIKHEITNKNYGELCAPIGTIKPTVAKTPFSQEEINKLWDHVADIQYVDMILIEIYSGWRPAELTGLKITDVDLENYYMMGGIKTASGKYRIVPIHDRIFNLIQSRYTKENEYLFVNKDGRYINYDYYYKQFKKAMKTLEMNHSPHETRHTFITNAKAPGLDEYCLKLIVGHEIDDIPEKVYTHRKIEQLRQEINRIP, encoded by the coding sequence TTGAAAAAAATAGGGTTGGGGTTTAGGAGATCAGCGTATAACCATTGCGCACCACTTTATGATATAATATTCCGGGATCTAAAGGTAGCTGCGCTTGAGAAAACAATAAAAGAGGCTAAGGTCGGCGATGTAACCAAAGCACGAATGGAAAACATGTTCTCTATGATGTACCGATGGGCAATCAAGCACGAGATTACCAACAAGAATTATGGAGAGCTATGCGCGCCGATCGGGACTATTAAACCAACAGTCGCAAAGACTCCCTTTTCTCAAGAGGAAATTAATAAACTCTGGGATCATGTTGCTGATATTCAATATGTGGATATGATATTAATTGAAATCTATTCTGGATGGCGCCCGGCAGAACTTACCGGTTTAAAAATAACTGATGTGGATTTAGAAAATTATTACATGATGGGCGGTATAAAAACAGCGTCCGGAAAATATAGAATTGTTCCTATCCATGACCGCATTTTTAATCTCATACAAAGCAGATATACCAAAGAAAACGAGTACCTTTTTGTTAATAAAGATGGCCGATACATTAATTACGACTACTATTATAAACAATTCAAAAAGGCAATGAAAACCCTGGAAATGAATCACTCGCCTCACGAAACCCGGCACACATTTATTACCAATGCAAAAGCCCCTGGCTTAGATGAATATTGTCTAAAGCTTATCGTAGGTCATGAAATCGATGACATCCCAGAGAAGGTGTATACCCATAGAAAGATTGAACAGCTTCGTCAAGAAATTAATAGAATACCATGA